Proteins found in one Micromonospora sp. WMMD1082 genomic segment:
- a CDS encoding inositol monophosphatase family protein yields MSSYKEHLPIAVEATRRAAEAMRQQSPGALASKGDRDVVSELDYAIERDLRAFLSTETPDIGFHGEEEGPSGSSSKRWVLDPIDGTSNYVRGLPLCAVSLALVQGNEAVVGVIELPFLSATYTAAKGWGAHANGQRITVSNTTCLSQALVAVGDYAVGPDAETRNQLRLALTGQLAAEVQRIRMTGSAALDLAWLAHGKLDAALTLSNHPWDMASGVIIAREAGAVVIDGHGARHDMTSTTTLAITPELTDPILAAYQKAITIVADAR; encoded by the coding sequence GTGAGCAGCTACAAAGAGCACCTGCCTATCGCAGTCGAGGCTACGCGGCGGGCGGCGGAAGCGATGCGGCAGCAGTCGCCCGGAGCGCTCGCCTCCAAGGGTGATCGGGACGTCGTCTCGGAGCTGGACTACGCGATCGAGCGGGACCTCCGAGCCTTCCTGAGTACCGAGACTCCCGACATCGGCTTCCATGGTGAAGAGGAAGGACCGAGCGGATCGTCAAGCAAGCGATGGGTTCTCGACCCTATCGACGGCACGTCGAACTACGTGCGCGGCCTGCCGTTGTGCGCGGTGTCGCTGGCGCTCGTGCAGGGAAACGAGGCGGTAGTCGGTGTCATCGAACTGCCGTTTCTCTCCGCTACCTACACCGCCGCGAAGGGATGGGGTGCCCACGCCAACGGGCAGCGGATCACGGTCAGTAACACCACCTGCCTGAGTCAGGCACTGGTGGCTGTCGGGGACTATGCGGTGGGTCCTGACGCGGAGACACGCAACCAGCTGCGGCTCGCCTTGACCGGCCAGCTGGCAGCCGAGGTCCAGCGAATACGAATGACCGGCAGTGCGGCACTGGACCTGGCATGGCTTGCCCACGGCAAACTTGACGCCGCCCTGACCCTATCCAACCATCCGTGGGACATGGCTTCCGGAGTGATCATTGCGCGCGAGGCGGGAGCCGTCGTGATCGACGGCCATGGCGCGCGTCATGACATGACATCCACAACCACCCTCGCCATCACACCCGAACTCACCGACCCCATCCTGGCGGCATATCAGAAGGCCATCACCATTGTTGCGGATGCACGATGA
- a CDS encoding GNAT family N-acetyltransferase — translation MTWRRTNYAAGHSRSPDLQTYDSDEAEQLIDDLVALYLEVHADEGEFYGEDRYRRQLGAHRERTEWQLVTAVVDGELIGYIYGFPLPPQSRWWEGIRGTVPVGFTDEDGRRTFAISELLVRANWRRQGVARALHDRLLGSRAEERATLLVRPDNAIARSAYDSWGWAQQARLRPGWEDAPEFIVLTRALPLPPTPDRARAS, via the coding sequence ATGACGTGGCGAAGGACGAACTATGCGGCTGGCCACAGCCGCAGCCCGGACCTACAGACCTACGACTCTGACGAGGCCGAGCAGCTCATCGACGACCTCGTGGCGCTCTATCTGGAAGTTCACGCCGACGAGGGTGAGTTCTACGGTGAGGATCGCTACCGCCGCCAGCTCGGCGCACACCGGGAACGAACAGAGTGGCAGCTCGTCACCGCCGTGGTCGACGGCGAGCTGATCGGCTACATCTACGGCTTTCCACTTCCGCCGCAGAGCCGGTGGTGGGAGGGCATCAGGGGTACGGTTCCCGTCGGGTTCACCGACGAGGACGGCCGGCGTACCTTCGCGATCAGCGAGCTGCTGGTGCGGGCCAACTGGCGACGCCAGGGCGTAGCGCGAGCACTTCACGACCGACTACTCGGCAGCCGTGCCGAGGAGCGCGCCACCCTCCTCGTCCGTCCCGACAACGCGATCGCCCGAAGCGCCTACGACTCGTGGGGCTGGGCGCAGCAGGCTCGATTGCGGCCAGGGTGGGAAGACGCACCGGAGTTCATCGTTCTCACCAGAGCCCTACCTCTACCCCCAACCCCCGACCGCGCAAGGGCCTCGTGA
- a CDS encoding flavoprotein has translation MTSQRVLALVVCAAPPALRIGELIDFLQEDGWTVCLTATPTAATWIDREALANQTGYPVRVEWRKPGEPEPHPPATAVAVVPATFNVINKWAQGINDTLALGILNETLGAGIPVYAFPNVKAQLAAHPSYDRHLRLIQEAGVAVSPLPSEWDWHAVANRLNAPGSDAARP, from the coding sequence ATGACCAGTCAAAGGGTGCTGGCCCTCGTCGTTTGCGCCGCCCCGCCGGCACTGCGCATCGGTGAGCTGATCGACTTTCTACAGGAAGACGGCTGGACCGTTTGCCTTACCGCTACGCCAACCGCCGCGACCTGGATCGACCGGGAGGCACTGGCGAACCAGACCGGTTACCCCGTCCGGGTCGAGTGGCGAAAGCCTGGCGAGCCCGAGCCGCATCCACCGGCCACGGCCGTCGCCGTAGTACCGGCTACCTTCAACGTCATCAACAAGTGGGCCCAGGGGATCAACGACACCCTCGCGCTCGGCATCCTCAACGAGACACTCGGTGCCGGCATCCCCGTCTACGCCTTTCCGAATGTCAAGGCGCAGCTCGCCGCCCACCCCAGCTACGATCGGCACCTGCGACTAATCCAGGAGGCCGGCGTCGCAGTTTCGCCACTCCCCAGCGAATGGGATTGGCATGCTGTCGCCAACCGACTCAACGCTCCGGGCAGCGATGCCGCCAGACCGTAG
- a CDS encoding flavoprotein: protein MLSIGELIDLLQEDDWTICLTATPTAASWIDREALAKQTGYPVRAEWRKPGEPEPHPPATAVAVVPATFNVINKWAHGINAPDSDAAAP from the coding sequence GTGCTGAGCATCGGTGAGCTGATCGACTTACTACAGGAAGACGACTGGACCATCTGCCTCACCGCTACGCCGACCGCCGCAAGCTGGATCGACCGTGAGGCACTGGCGAAGCAGACCGGCTACCCCGTACGGGCTGAGTGGCGAAAGCCCGGCGAGCCCGAGCCGCATCCACCGGCCACCGCCGTCGCCGTGGTACCGGCCACCTTCAACGTGATCAACAAGTGGGCTCACGGGATCAACGCTCCGGACAGCGATGCCGCCGCACCGTAG
- a CDS encoding VOC family protein, whose protein sequence is MAHRSRLSTILIDVPSGEAPAATAFWSEALGVPARAVPDEQQFTSLHGALPELILAVQAVDDQARYHVDIETDDVEAETRRLIALGAVEVGRWLECVTLRAPGGHLVCVIPCHGDPETFASRSQSWQ, encoded by the coding sequence GTGGCGCATCGCAGCAGACTCTCGACGATCCTCATTGACGTACCCAGCGGTGAGGCACCCGCGGCCACCGCCTTCTGGTCGGAAGCACTTGGTGTGCCGGCACGTGCGGTCCCCGATGAGCAGCAGTTCACCTCTCTGCACGGCGCATTGCCCGAGCTGATTCTGGCGGTTCAGGCCGTGGATGACCAGGCTCGATATCACGTCGACATCGAGACCGACGACGTCGAGGCCGAAACGCGCCGACTGATCGCCCTCGGCGCCGTCGAGGTCGGACGCTGGCTGGAGTGCGTAACCTTACGGGCTCCGGGCGGTCACCTCGTGTGCGTCATTCCGTGCCACGGCGATCCGGAGACCTTCGCGTCTCGTTCGCAGTCCTGGCAGTAG
- a CDS encoding aminotransferase class I/II-fold pyridoxal phosphate-dependent enzyme — MDIFGRCRSYTESREARAAGLYPYFTPFEGQDATVAQTADGDILMCGSNNYLGLTSDPRVKAAAQAAIEEYGSSRTGSRLLNGNTPLHEKLEHELADFLGMPAALVFPTGYQANVGVIASLLSRHDVAILDREAHASVYDGCGMSRAKIRRFAHNNMDDLERQLAASPSDAGRLVVVDGVYSMAGDLCPLTDVVRLCQQYGARLLVDDAHGIGVLAEGRGTSAHFGVTDQVDLVTVTFSKSLASIGGAVLGPEDVIEYLRHHARSLIFSASAPPANLAAAYASLRILRAQPWLCQQAAENASYVRRELAALGYDPIPSETPIVSVLLDGMQQTLRAWRSLLDRGVYVNAVIPPAASPRLRASFSTTHTSEQLKRVVAAFAEVRDLMPREDR, encoded by the coding sequence GTGGATATCTTCGGTCGCTGCCGGTCATACACCGAGAGCAGGGAGGCCCGCGCGGCCGGGCTCTACCCGTACTTCACTCCCTTCGAGGGGCAGGACGCGACCGTCGCGCAGACCGCGGACGGCGACATCCTGATGTGCGGCTCGAACAACTACCTCGGACTCACCTCCGACCCGCGCGTCAAAGCGGCGGCGCAGGCGGCGATCGAGGAGTACGGATCCTCACGTACGGGCTCGCGGCTGCTCAACGGCAACACACCGCTGCACGAGAAGCTGGAACACGAGCTGGCCGACTTCCTCGGCATGCCGGCCGCACTGGTGTTTCCGACCGGATACCAGGCAAACGTCGGGGTGATCGCGTCGCTGCTGTCGCGTCACGACGTGGCCATCCTCGACCGCGAGGCGCACGCCTCGGTCTACGACGGCTGCGGCATGAGCCGAGCGAAGATCCGCCGATTCGCCCACAACAACATGGACGACCTGGAGCGGCAACTGGCAGCCAGCCCCTCGGACGCCGGCCGGCTGGTCGTGGTGGACGGGGTGTACTCGATGGCGGGCGATCTGTGCCCGCTGACCGACGTCGTACGGCTGTGCCAGCAGTACGGCGCCCGCCTGCTCGTCGACGACGCGCACGGCATCGGCGTGCTCGCCGAAGGCCGGGGTACCAGCGCACACTTCGGCGTCACCGATCAGGTCGACCTCGTCACGGTCACCTTCAGCAAGTCGCTGGCGTCGATCGGCGGTGCGGTGCTCGGTCCGGAGGATGTCATCGAGTACCTGCGCCACCACGCGCGCAGCCTCATCTTCAGCGCGTCCGCGCCACCGGCGAACCTGGCCGCCGCGTACGCCTCGTTGCGCATCCTGCGGGCGCAGCCGTGGCTGTGCCAGCAGGCGGCGGAGAACGCGTCGTATGTGCGTCGCGAACTCGCCGCCCTGGGTTATGACCCGATCCCCAGCGAAACGCCGATCGTGTCGGTGCTGCTCGACGGCATGCAGCAGACCCTGCGCGCGTGGCGCAGCCTGCTGGACCGCGGCGTGTACGTCAACGCGGTGATCCCCCCGGCGGCTTCGCCCCGGCTGCGCGCAAGCTTCTCCACCACGCATACATCGGAGCAGCTCAAGCGCGTCGTCGCCGCGTTTGCCGAAGTCCGCGACCTGATGCCCCGGGAGGACCGATGA
- a CDS encoding UbiA prenyltransferase family protein, which yields MTVSQLEPTVTVRDQVVAWARMWRLHFVPFSLSAGLVGMTAPPVGASAASIVIGLLFCTLGYGVGVVINDWFDRKADAVNAPDRPFVTGLINPHVGLGLTLAMSTALMVVAIVVAPTLALWSVIAIGGHLVYSWTKRIPMLGNLVNGVDMALFTVLGAVAVRPDAGWLDIPAVTWFQTALVAVVFSGFCLVGYFKDIEGDRVAGYRTLPVAIGTRASARIAVVFPVVAVVAAGAAAVAGSGRTGTYAEIAFWGLLVAAGLGFTQSLVTLIRAPETRAYEALVWFIRATTLFFLSLGALHRPTLFLVAAVPMMAYLELTLRATQSSRQA from the coding sequence ATGACCGTCAGCCAGCTCGAACCCACAGTCACCGTCCGAGATCAGGTGGTGGCCTGGGCGCGGATGTGGCGGCTCCACTTCGTGCCCTTCTCGCTGTCGGCCGGTCTGGTCGGCATGACCGCGCCGCCGGTCGGGGCCAGCGCCGCGAGCATCGTGATCGGGCTGCTGTTCTGCACCCTCGGATACGGCGTCGGCGTGGTCATCAACGACTGGTTCGACCGCAAGGCCGACGCGGTCAACGCGCCGGACCGCCCGTTCGTCACCGGGCTGATAAACCCCCACGTCGGCCTCGGGCTGACGCTCGCGATGTCCACCGCCCTGATGGTGGTGGCCATCGTTGTCGCACCGACGCTGGCGCTGTGGAGTGTCATCGCGATCGGCGGGCATCTGGTCTACTCCTGGACCAAGCGCATTCCCATGCTGGGCAACCTCGTCAACGGCGTCGACATGGCGCTGTTCACGGTGCTCGGGGCCGTGGCCGTCCGACCCGACGCCGGATGGCTCGACATCCCGGCGGTGACCTGGTTCCAGACGGCGCTCGTCGCGGTCGTGTTCAGCGGCTTCTGCCTCGTCGGGTACTTCAAGGACATCGAGGGCGACCGGGTCGCGGGCTACCGCACGCTGCCGGTGGCCATCGGCACCAGGGCCTCCGCCCGGATCGCCGTGGTGTTCCCGGTCGTGGCGGTGGTGGCCGCGGGCGCGGCCGCCGTGGCGGGCTCCGGCCGCACGGGTACCTATGCCGAGATCGCCTTCTGGGGGCTACTCGTCGCGGCCGGGCTCGGGTTCACACAGAGCCTCGTGACGCTCATCCGGGCACCGGAGACCCGGGCGTACGAGGCGCTGGTCTGGTTCATCCGGGCGACCACACTGTTCTTCCTGTCGCTCGGCGCGCTGCACCGACCGACGCTCTTCCTTGTCGCCGCCGTTCCGATGATGGCCTATCTGGAGCTGACGCTGCGCGCGACCCAATCGTCCCGGCAGGCGTGA
- a CDS encoding AIR synthase related protein: protein MTSTAWNRLSLNAAEGSLITAIRECMVRSPRQLNNAFEADAELLDLGAAGLLAMTIDTLNNGAELATVTTPYAKGWLTTTVSVSDLAAVAADPVAVLVSCSLRRDKWTLDDAREFGRGASDAAERYGCHIVGGDTNWADEESFTSCALGTVPRGSVLSRVGARPGDALYVTGPIGAGNAVGFRALALGGTGEGEPWLPEARVAAGDPLRRYARACIDTSDGLLSAAVSLAELNGLGTEVVLRDEVYAPIVSAIADSAQLPRWCSAAAEWGEFELLYAVDPADAEQCAQALSERGLHPTHVGQLVAGPELLLFDESGERRELRNLLLRMRALDPAGSLLADLRALLAGGT from the coding sequence GTGACCTCTACCGCCTGGAACCGGCTGTCCCTGAACGCGGCCGAGGGCAGCCTGATCACCGCGATACGCGAGTGCATGGTCCGGTCGCCGCGGCAACTCAACAACGCCTTCGAGGCCGACGCCGAGCTACTCGATCTGGGTGCCGCCGGGCTCCTGGCGATGACGATCGACACGTTAAACAACGGAGCCGAACTTGCCACCGTCACCACGCCGTACGCGAAGGGGTGGTTGACCACCACCGTCAGCGTCAGTGACCTCGCCGCGGTGGCCGCCGACCCGGTCGCGGTGCTTGTCTCCTGCTCGCTGCGCCGCGACAAGTGGACCCTCGATGACGCCCGCGAGTTCGGGCGCGGCGCGTCCGACGCCGCCGAACGGTACGGCTGCCACATCGTGGGCGGCGACACCAACTGGGCCGACGAGGAAAGCTTCACCTCGTGCGCCCTCGGCACCGTCCCTCGCGGATCGGTGCTGAGCCGGGTCGGTGCTCGGCCCGGCGACGCGCTGTATGTGACCGGCCCGATCGGCGCCGGCAACGCGGTCGGCTTCCGTGCCCTGGCCCTCGGCGGTACGGGGGAAGGCGAGCCGTGGCTTCCTGAGGCGCGGGTGGCCGCGGGCGATCCACTGCGCCGGTACGCGCGGGCGTGCATCGACACCAGTGACGGGCTGTTGAGCGCGGCGGTCAGCCTCGCCGAGCTGAACGGTCTGGGGACCGAGGTGGTGCTGCGCGATGAGGTGTACGCACCGATCGTTTCCGCCATCGCCGACTCGGCGCAGCTGCCTCGGTGGTGTTCGGCCGCTGCCGAGTGGGGCGAGTTCGAGCTGCTGTACGCGGTCGACCCCGCCGACGCGGAGCAATGCGCCCAGGCGCTGTCGGAACGCGGCCTGCATCCCACCCACGTGGGACAGCTGGTCGCCGGCCCGGAGCTGTTGCTCTTCGACGAGTCGGGCGAACGCCGAGAACTACGGAACCTGCTGCTGCGCATGCGGGCGCTCGACCCGGCCGGGTCGTTGCTGGCCGATCTGCGGGCCCTGCTGGCGGGAGGCACCTGA
- a CDS encoding NAD-dependent epimerase/dehydratase family protein, translated as MGSGVALVTGVTGCVGRAVAAALREQGWSVRGLVRAPTPEHAAYATHVGDLTDPESLRGSCADVELVVHAAADLTDWRPGRRIWRVNQDGTRAMLDEARRGGVSRFVYLSTVDVFGFHAAKVIDEASPRRVPRYPYPQSKAAGEELAWSYHGNGLDVTVVYPAWVFGPGDRNFLPELVRGLRDNRLVQFDRGAPPIEVTYSANLADAIVLAGTTPGCAGGRFIVGDSYGLSLGELIAAVAERIGARPPTSSIPFGAALAAGALSELAGWAGVGTRSGRPLLTRYAVRSVAGGMRYDVGRIRSIGYSPRFGFAEALSHTLAKLAMEQAHGSR; from the coding sequence ATGGGGTCCGGTGTCGCGCTGGTGACGGGGGTCACCGGCTGTGTCGGCCGCGCGGTCGCCGCCGCGCTGCGGGAACAGGGCTGGTCGGTGCGCGGGCTGGTGCGGGCGCCCACGCCGGAGCACGCGGCGTACGCGACGCACGTCGGTGACCTGACCGATCCGGAGTCGCTACGCGGCTCCTGCGCGGACGTGGAACTCGTGGTGCACGCAGCCGCCGATCTGACCGACTGGCGACCTGGCCGTCGCATCTGGCGAGTGAACCAGGACGGCACCCGCGCAATGCTGGACGAGGCGCGGCGCGGCGGCGTCTCCCGATTCGTCTACCTGAGCACCGTCGACGTCTTCGGTTTTCACGCGGCGAAGGTCATCGACGAGGCGTCGCCACGGCGGGTACCGCGATACCCGTACCCGCAGTCGAAAGCTGCCGGGGAGGAGCTGGCGTGGTCATACCACGGGAACGGTCTGGATGTCACGGTGGTGTACCCCGCCTGGGTGTTCGGCCCCGGCGACCGCAACTTCCTGCCCGAGCTCGTGCGCGGGCTGCGGGACAACAGGCTCGTCCAGTTCGACCGCGGCGCACCCCCGATCGAGGTGACCTACAGCGCCAACCTGGCCGACGCGATCGTGCTGGCCGGCACCACCCCCGGCTGCGCGGGCGGCCGGTTCATCGTGGGCGACTCGTACGGCCTGTCCCTGGGTGAGCTGATCGCCGCGGTGGCCGAGCGGATCGGGGCACGGCCGCCTACCTCGTCGATCCCCTTCGGTGCGGCGCTGGCGGCGGGAGCACTGTCCGAACTGGCCGGGTGGGCCGGCGTCGGCACCAGATCCGGACGGCCGCTGCTCACCCGCTACGCGGTTCGGTCCGTTGCCGGAGGAATGCGGTACGACGTCGGCCGGATCCGGTCGATCGGCTACTCACCCCGGTTCGGGTTCGCGGAGGCACTGAGCCACACCCTGGCGAAACTGGCGATGGAGCAGGCGCATGGCAGCCGATGA
- a CDS encoding diacylglycerol kinase family protein, whose protein sequence is MAADEHDPVVCIVNPASGVQRGRTIEQRIAAELPEAQCWSTRHPGHGIALGRQAVEDGYGTVVAVGGDGTLSEVANGMLAAGGEKVRLAYVPAGTCNDFARGRQPVAHLGDLLDRTRDRETDVGTVTFTRPDGTPGHRYFLVSGTVGLISVIGQRFTEKTPVNRVLKRLNLPLAQTASSLGTLARWRPVAVRWELDGEPSHQIVTNLAVLKVPYFAGGLTFGRTQPAQAGYLDAVRVAGVGRIGVVGLMWRVFRGAAAGHPAIHRQEVRTVRIDADSPLPVEVDGEIVGHTPAEFSIHPSCLATVV, encoded by the coding sequence ATGGCAGCCGATGAGCACGACCCGGTCGTCTGCATCGTCAACCCCGCGTCCGGGGTCCAGCGCGGGCGCACGATCGAGCAGCGGATCGCCGCAGAGCTACCCGAAGCGCAGTGCTGGTCCACCCGCCATCCCGGGCACGGCATCGCCCTCGGGCGGCAGGCAGTCGAGGACGGGTACGGCACGGTGGTGGCCGTCGGCGGCGACGGCACGCTGTCCGAGGTGGCCAACGGGATGCTGGCGGCGGGCGGGGAGAAGGTGCGGCTCGCGTACGTGCCGGCCGGTACCTGCAACGACTTCGCTCGCGGCCGGCAGCCGGTCGCCCACCTCGGTGACCTGCTCGATCGTACCCGCGACCGGGAAACCGACGTCGGCACGGTGACCTTCACCCGCCCCGACGGTACGCCGGGCCACCGGTACTTTCTCGTCAGCGGTACGGTCGGCCTGATCAGTGTGATCGGTCAGCGGTTCACCGAGAAGACACCGGTCAACCGGGTGCTCAAGCGGCTCAACCTGCCACTCGCCCAGACGGCGTCCAGCCTCGGGACACTGGCCCGCTGGCGGCCCGTCGCGGTGCGGTGGGAACTCGACGGCGAACCGTCCCACCAGATCGTCACCAATCTCGCCGTGCTCAAGGTGCCGTACTTCGCCGGTGGGCTGACCTTCGGTCGCACCCAGCCGGCGCAGGCGGGATACCTGGACGCGGTGCGGGTGGCGGGTGTCGGCCGCATCGGCGTGGTCGGGCTGATGTGGCGAGTGTTCCGCGGTGCCGCTGCGGGACACCCGGCAATCCACCGGCAGGAGGTCCGCACCGTGCGCATCGACGCGGACAGCCCGCTGCCGGTGGAGGTGGACGGCGAGATCGTCGGACACACCCCGGCCGAGTTCTCGATACATCCGTCGTGCCTGGCGACGGTGGTATGA
- a CDS encoding glycosyltransferase, translated as MSTPRAFHIGLVVPDYTGHLSPMATLGRELVRRGHRVTLVSLPDAATKSFTARFAFAPIGEREFPVGSLARFSEEQGRLSGLAAIRFIVRGYVREVEVLLRDLPVLVAKHGMDALLVDQVYGAGNSVAEHLDIPVVNVCNALALNTEPGVPPFMTAWPYHPSLLARARNMLGDQVIAWVIRPVLQRINERRAAWGLRPVNGVNDGSDLAQITQQPPFFDFPRMRLPDSFHYTGPFHDEDSTEPVPFPWEKLDDRPLIYASMGTLQNRLPRIFEAIAEACAGRDAQLVVSLGSTDVEPPTGLAGNPIVVRYAPQLDLLARASLVITHAGINTALESLAHGVPIVALPVGNDQPGVAARLKYLGAGEFIPVHKVTPARLRAAIDTVRGDPAYRAKAQHYKRRIAELDGVRRAADIAEEAFRTRQPVRRQELSDTTEGGRR; from the coding sequence ATGTCCACTCCGCGTGCGTTTCACATCGGACTCGTGGTTCCCGACTACACCGGTCACCTCAGTCCGATGGCCACGCTCGGCAGGGAACTGGTTCGGCGCGGCCACCGGGTCACCCTGGTTTCCCTGCCGGACGCCGCAACGAAGTCGTTCACGGCCAGGTTCGCCTTCGCGCCGATCGGCGAGCGCGAGTTTCCGGTGGGCTCGCTGGCCCGCTTCTCCGAGGAGCAGGGCCGGCTGAGTGGCCTGGCCGCGATCCGCTTCATCGTCCGCGGGTACGTGCGCGAGGTCGAGGTTCTGCTGCGGGATCTGCCGGTCCTGGTGGCGAAGCACGGCATGGACGCACTGCTGGTGGACCAGGTCTACGGCGCGGGCAACTCCGTCGCGGAACACCTCGACATTCCGGTCGTGAACGTGTGCAACGCGCTGGCGCTGAACACCGAGCCGGGTGTGCCGCCGTTCATGACGGCGTGGCCGTACCATCCGTCGCTGCTCGCGCGGGCCCGCAACATGCTGGGTGACCAGGTGATCGCCTGGGTCATCCGGCCGGTGCTGCAACGGATCAACGAACGTCGCGCCGCGTGGGGCCTGCGGCCGGTCAACGGAGTCAACGACGGATCGGACCTCGCCCAGATCACCCAACAGCCGCCGTTCTTCGACTTCCCGCGTATGCGACTGCCGGACTCGTTCCACTACACCGGCCCGTTCCACGACGAGGACAGCACCGAGCCGGTGCCGTTCCCCTGGGAGAAGCTCGACGACCGCCCGTTGATCTACGCCTCGATGGGTACCCTCCAGAACCGCCTCCCGCGCATATTCGAGGCGATCGCCGAGGCGTGTGCCGGGCGTGACGCGCAACTGGTCGTCTCCCTCGGCAGCACGGACGTCGAGCCGCCGACCGGCCTCGCCGGCAACCCGATCGTGGTCCGGTACGCGCCTCAGCTCGATCTGCTGGCGCGGGCGTCTCTCGTCATCACGCACGCCGGAATCAACACCGCGCTGGAGTCACTCGCCCACGGCGTACCGATCGTCGCACTGCCCGTGGGCAACGACCAGCCGGGCGTGGCCGCCCGGCTCAAGTACCTCGGCGCGGGCGAGTTCATCCCGGTGCACAAGGTGACTCCGGCGCGGCTGCGGGCGGCCATCGACACGGTGCGCGGCGACCCTGCCTACCGGGCGAAGGCGCAGCACTACAAACGCCGAATCGCGGAGTTGGACGGGGTGCGGCGCGCGGCCGACATCGCGGAGGAGGCGTTCCGGACGCGTCAGCCGGTACGCAGACAGGAGTTGTCCGACACCACGGAGGGTGGCCGCCGATGA
- a CDS encoding acyltransferase, with the protein MTAQAGRMARQLPTLNGLRGVAAVTVFFSHTTLFGFFADQRIDDWWYATLSRTGSAALGFFFILSGFVLTWSAADYEPKRRFWRRRAARILPNHLVVCAAVIVLMVLVRGGAPLWPTLANVTLVQSWIPNEFIFNGINPPSWSLSCEIFFYASFPWLLAGFRRLSPTWLWSIAAGIVAATLVAPVFSTTFLPAEPTYTYADAAFPQFWFVQQFPLIRMLDFVLGIVIAQLVMRGKWFRLSLPAAALITVAFYGISQVVPLLYSVVAAMIIPLSLLVAAAARADVEGHRSPLRGRVAGWLGDTSFAFYLIHILVLYGASNVSPDGFGITAALAVMVGAYLATLGLAWLLHARVERPMMRRFASSRPRERAAGPAPAVPPAIEPLPVTTGDGTPVRER; encoded by the coding sequence ATGACAGCGCAGGCGGGACGCATGGCCCGGCAGTTGCCGACGCTCAACGGGTTGCGGGGGGTCGCCGCGGTCACGGTCTTCTTCTCCCACACGACGCTGTTCGGCTTCTTCGCCGACCAGCGGATCGACGACTGGTGGTACGCCACCCTCAGCCGTACCGGATCTGCTGCCCTCGGCTTCTTCTTCATCCTCAGCGGTTTCGTCCTGACCTGGTCGGCTGCCGACTACGAGCCGAAACGCCGGTTCTGGCGCCGCCGAGCCGCCCGGATCCTGCCGAACCACCTGGTCGTCTGCGCCGCGGTCATCGTGCTCATGGTCCTGGTCCGCGGTGGCGCGCCGCTGTGGCCGACGCTGGCGAACGTCACGCTGGTGCAGAGCTGGATTCCAAACGAGTTCATCTTCAACGGAATCAATCCACCGAGCTGGTCGCTGAGCTGTGAGATCTTCTTTTACGCGTCGTTCCCGTGGCTGCTCGCCGGGTTTCGGCGGCTCTCCCCTACCTGGCTCTGGTCGATCGCAGCCGGCATCGTCGCCGCGACGCTGGTCGCACCCGTCTTCTCCACCACGTTCCTTCCGGCCGAGCCGACGTACACCTACGCGGACGCAGCATTCCCGCAGTTCTGGTTCGTGCAACAGTTTCCGTTGATCCGGATGCTGGACTTCGTCCTCGGGATCGTCATCGCCCAGCTCGTCATGCGGGGCAAGTGGTTCAGGCTAAGCCTGCCCGCCGCCGCCCTCATCACGGTGGCCTTCTACGGCATCTCCCAGGTCGTGCCGCTGCTCTACTCGGTGGTCGCGGCGATGATCATCCCGCTCTCGTTGCTGGTGGCTGCCGCGGCGCGGGCGGACGTCGAGGGACACCGCTCACCGCTGCGCGGGCGGGTCGCCGGCTGGCTGGGCGACACGTCCTTCGCCTTCTACCTCATTCACATCCTGGTCTTGTACGGCGCCAGCAACGTGTCCCCGGACGGTTTCGGTATCACGGCTGCGCTGGCCGTCATGGTCGGCGCCTACCTGGCCACGCTCGGCCTGGCATGGCTGCTCCACGCCCGCGTGGAACGGCCGATGATGCGCCGGTTCGCCAGCTCCCGACCCCGAGAGCGGGCCGCCGGGCCTGCGCCCGCCGTGCCGCCCGCCATCGAGCCGTTGCCGGTGACGACGGGTGACGGGACGCCAGTCCGCGAGCGTTAG